The following nucleotide sequence is from Streptomyces bathyalis.
GGCGCCCGCGCCCTGATCGTCACGGCCCGTGCGCAGAATCCGACCGGTGCGGCGGTGACCGCCGGCCGTGCCAGCGGCCTGCGCGAGGTGCTCGCCCGGCACCGCGGGACGCTGCTCATCGAGGACGACCACGGGCACGGGATCGTCGAGGAGCCGCTCAACGCCCTTGCGGGCGCCACCGATTGCTGGGCCCTGGTGCGCTCCACGGCCAAGGCGTACGGGCCCGATCTGCGGCTCGCGGTCGTCACCGGCGACGCCGTCACCCTCGACCGGGTGCGCGGCCGCCAGCTGCTCGGCCCCGGGTGGGTCAGCCATCTCCTCCAGGACGCCGTACTGCATCTCTGGCAGACGCGGGCGGTCGACGTGACGGCGGTGGCGCGCTCCTACGGGCAGCGCCGGAATGCGCTCGTACGGGCGCTGGAGGCGCGCGGCGTCGGGGCGCACGGGCGCAGCGGCATGAACGTGTGGGTGCCGGTGCCGGACGAGACAGGTGCCGTCACACGCCTCTTGCAGTCGGGCTGGGCCGTCGCCCCGGGAGCGCGCTTCCGGCTCGCATCGCCACCCGGTGTGCGCCTGACCGTCTCACCGCTGACGGCGGAGGACGCCGGGCAACTCGCCGACGCGGTCGCCGCCGCACTTCGTCCCGCCGCGGCTCGGCGCTACGACTGACGTGTGCCGCCGTCGCCCGTGCCGGGCGCTGCCGCTTCCCGTGCACGGCGCGGCCCGAGCTGTGTGAGGGCGGCGCCCAGCAGCACGATCAGCGCTCCGGCGGGAGTGTTCCAGGTGAGAGGTTCGCCGAGCACGGTCACACCCGCGACCGTCGCGATGACGGGGATGAAGTAGGTGACCATCTGCCCGGTCGTTGGGCCCACTTCCGCGACGATGCCGTACTGGAGGAGGAAGGCGAGCCCTGTGCCCAGCGCGCCCAGCGCCAGCACCGCGAGCAGCGGCACGGCCGCGAAGCGCGTCGGCAGGGACGTGAACAGCCCCGTCAGCAGGAGCAGTTGGGCCGAGCCGAGCAGCAACTGCCCACCCGACATGGACAGCGCCGAGTGCGGGCTGTCGGCGAGGGTGCGGCGCACGTACAGCCAGCCGACCGCGTAGCTGGCGGCCGCACC
It contains:
- a CDS encoding aminotransferase class I/II-fold pyridoxal phosphate-dependent enzyme encodes the protein MLGEYRIEGRRAAEIAASVENGVRTGGLAPAQPLPPMRELAQELGVNANTVAAAYRSLRERGVIETAGRRGSRVRARPASTPREAIRAEVPEGCVDISTGNPDTALLPPLHSALSAAADNASRRAALYGDPAVSEPLAAAARRQLDEDGVPDGPVAVTSGALDAIERVLAAHLRAGDAVAVEDPGWGSLLDLVPALGLKTLPMAVDDEGPLPEEAERALREGARALIVTARAQNPTGAAVTAGRASGLREVLARHRGTLLIEDDHGHGIVEEPLNALAGATDCWALVRSTAKAYGPDLRLAVVTGDAVTLDRVRGRQLLGPGWVSHLLQDAVLHLWQTRAVDVTAVARSYGQRRNALVRALEARGVGAHGRSGMNVWVPVPDETGAVTRLLQSGWAVAPGARFRLASPPGVRLTVSPLTAEDAGQLADAVAAALRPAAARRYD